One genomic window of Eleginops maclovinus isolate JMC-PN-2008 ecotype Puerto Natales chromosome 12, JC_Emac_rtc_rv5, whole genome shotgun sequence includes the following:
- the npffr2a gene encoding neuropeptide FF receptor 2a — MNKGLEDNLTQLYDNWTFYNSSVESVIPRNNITYVGFYLHQPSTAAIFIVSYLLIFLVCMVGNGVVCFIVLRSKNMRTVTNLFILNLAVSDLLVGIFCMPTTLLDNIITGWPFGSLVCKMSGMVQGISVSASVFTLVAIAVDRFRCIVYPFKQKLTISTATLIIVIIWVLAISIMCPSGVMLQVTKEHTIRVLLGYDNKTSPFYWCRENWPNQEMRKIYTTVLFANIYLAPLSLIVIMYARIGITLFKTTVPTGGKPGHENRHTVSKKKQRVIKMLLIVALLFILSWLPLWTLMMLSDYASLTEQQYRIINIFIYPFAHWLAFFNSSVNPIIYGFFNENFRRGFQAVFKFSLCAADGQRRKTYSHRLQGNSVLPANNAQTSMEPISLNSLDKNTARRLNHVTEQDLVMEDLEKASCSSGGVTAVSI; from the exons atgaacaaaggaCTTGAGGACAACTTGACTCAACTCTATGACAACTGGACATTTTACAACTCCTCCGTGGAGTCCGTCATACCCAGGAACAACATCACCTATGTTGGATTTTACCTGCATCAGCCATCCACCGCAGCCATCTTCATCGTGTCCTACCTGCTGATCTTCCTCGTTTGCATGGTGGGAAATGGAGTGGTGTGCTTCATTGTGCTGAGGAGCAAAAACATGCGGACTGTCACCAACTTGTTCATCTTGAACCTTGCTGTGAGCGACCTCCTGGTTGGGATTTTCTGCATGCCCACAACACTTCTTGACAACATAATTACAG GATGGCCTTTCGGAAGCCTGGTCTGCAAAATGAGTGGCATGGTCCAGGGGATCTCCGTGTCAGCATCTGTCTTCACTCTGGTTGCTATTGCTGTAGACAG ATTCAGATGCATTGTCTACCCATTCAAGCAAAAGCTGACTATATCCACAGCCACATTGATAatagtcatcatctgggttcTGGCCATATCCATCATGTGTCCATCTGGGGTGATGCTACAAGTGACCAAGGAGCACACCATTCGGGTTTTACTGGGCtatgacaacaaaacaagccCATTTTACTGGTGCAGAGAGAATTGGCCGAACCAGGAGATGAGGAAGATTTACACCACGGTTCTGTTTGCAAACATCTATCTAGCTCCACTTTCCCTCATAGTGATCATGTACGCCCGGATTGGCATCACGCTCTTCAAAACTACAGTTCCAACAGGAGGAAAGCCGGGCCATGAAAACCGGCACACTGTTTcaaagaaaaagcaaagggtgattaaaatgcttttaataGTTGCTTTGCTTTTCATTCTTTCCTGGTTACCTCTGTGGACCCTCATGATGTTGAGCGACTACGCCAGCCTGACTGAGCAGCAGTACAGAATcatcaacattttcatttaccCCTTTGCCCACTGGCTAGCCTTCTTTAACAGCAGCGTCAATCCCATCATTTATGGTTTCTTCAACGAGAATTTCCGCAGAGGATTTCAAGCTGTGTTCAAGTTCAGCCTGTGCGCGGCGGACGGACAGCGGAGGAAAACCTACTCGCACAGGCTGCAGGGAAACTCTGTGCTCCCAGCTAACAATGCACAAACGTCCATGGAGCCTATTTCTCTCAACAGTCTAGATAAGAACACAGCCAGGCGACTCAATCATGTCACTGAACAGGACTTGGTCATGGAGGACCTGGAGAAGGCTTCTTGCAGCAGCGGGGGGGTGACTGCAGTTTCCATTTGA